Genomic segment of Chelonoidis abingdonii isolate Lonesome George chromosome 5, CheloAbing_2.0, whole genome shotgun sequence:
tttagtagGCATTTGTAAAGGGTTGTAAAGGTTTTATAAATTGCTTATGTGACTTATGTGATGTCCTGCTTGTGACTAAAGGATGTTCGTGTATTGAAAAGGAGACGATACTCTAGATTTTGTGGGTTTACCATTGAAAAGGCCCAGTGTTAGTCTAACAATTCATTCTGAAAGGAAGCCTACTACAAAAATATAAACTTTGTATTGTAAGTGATATATTGTATAATTTGGGGCATAGGTACCCACTCATTTTCTAACTTGTTAAAGGAGGGCTCCCATTCCTAAGTGTCCCTTTTCAAGGAATATTTTAGAATATTGCAGTAAAAGTTTGTGTGACTTTTAAAACATTCTTCAATGCAGTTGAGGTAAATGATTAAGTTCAGCAAATTGCCACCCTGCACTTAAGCAGGGAGGAGTTTGGCTGGTTGGCCGGGAGAAGAAGGCAATGTTTTTtggcttgggggggaggggagacgtAAAGGTGCTGAAAGAGCTGCCAGCGTGGTAAAAGATTTACCATGCAGGAATGATGGGTTTAAAAAGGTCAGCTGGGCCTGGCCACTCCCTCTTCACTCAGAACGCAACTCTTTATTTAAGTGTATAatggatgttcagtgcaggtactccataaattaaggcacaaaagaacaaaaaaatggcttggaaaaggaattaaggagAGGTGCTTGGTAACTGAGCAAactgggggcagttggggactcctgtgattggtacagcagggagccaaccccccgccccatcaTTATAGTCCACCTTAATCCCTCCTATTAGGAGGTGTGGTCGGTAATGTCCTGGCAAgggatttgctggagggacctggatgaaaaGGCAGGGGGGTGAAGCTGGTGAaagccaccctcccccaccctgggaTTGGCTGGAATTACTAAGGTTCCAGCAGGGAATCTGCTGGAGGGACATACATTTTGCACTTGTACTGCTCACATTTTATCCACCGGGTTAGTTCTAGACATCtgtctaataataaagttgcagcctgattaaacccatatctAATGTCTCCTGTCATTCTTTTGGCATAGCCAGACAGTGATATGTCTTAAAAAGAATGTGGAATGGAAAGGGACTATTATGGGAACCAGCTGGCTTGTTGCAAAGCACTGTTCAAATTCCACCTTTTGATGTTATTTGATTTTTTCTGTGTATTGAATGtaatttttgatttaaaatgtgatCTACTGACCCCAGAAATTATGATTCTATCAGCTTGCCATCTCCAACTATGTCCTGAAAAAATCACTGTATATtagtgtattttttattattttttattaattaacttCTACTAGAATATCGGTAACTGAGTAGAAGAGACCAGCAAGCTATAATCATCTTTTGACTTTATCAccttaagtgtgtgtgtttgcttaaTTTGTGAAAATACTTAACAAAATTCAGAGGAGAAACACTTTTCCCATCAGAAATATGTTTCCTGAAACCTGTAATATCTATGCTTGCTATAATATCATAGCTTTATTATTCTTTATAAAGATTTATAAAACTTGACATTTTTTGCAAGCTGTATTGGTTGTGAATAAGAAGACAGAAGAAATGCTTTTACAATtaaacaatgtttattttttttaaagcacaaatgTGTCTCGGTTGCCTTCAGTTTGATTGGGTAAAGACACACCATGTATTTTGAGGTatagtaaacaaaaataaaacaacctgTCTTACTGTGGTTTGCCTAAAGAGTttcagtgggcctgattttcattctAACAACTTTGAGAGAATAGTCTGAGGCTCTAAATGGTATCCAGACCACTCCATTTTCAATCTCATAAGGAACATTGTTCCTTGGGTCATACTGGCCTCCTCGGTAGTAAATGCCATTGAGATTTGCAGCTTGACAGTTGTTGTACCACCAACCTCCTCCATACACTTCAGCACAGTTCTCCTCCCATTGGTCGCTGTCCCTGTCAAAGGTGCTGAACTTCATGTTATCATGAGCTGTGTATTCACTACCTTCCTCCACTGAGCCTATGATGAGTGCATCCCCAGCTGTCCCTTCATAAGCAGAGACACTGAGGACATAGCCTTCTGACTCAGAACCTACATGTATATTATATTCTGCATAAGCATCATTGCCAGCCCAGTCCTCTAATTCGACTCGAAGGACAGTGTCCTTCTGGGTCAgtaagtggatgttttcattgCCCAGCCAGAACTCTCCTTTCCCTTTGTCATCCACGCTGCCGAAACCTTTCTTGTAGTCTTGCCAGGTCCGGTTAAAATTCACTGATCCATCCAATCTCTGTTGGATCAAAAGCCATCCTCCCAAAGTGGTGTCTTGGTCACAATAAACTGAAAAAACTTTATTGGATCCTGCTGGCTTGATTCTGAAAATGCCACTTTTGGCACCAGAAGTGTGTTTCTGGCGGACATCATCAcagtctaaaaaaaaaagttgatctgGTTGACAGAAGTTATCAGTAAAACTTTACATAGGCTCACGGGAATCCAAACAGTAATAATGTTGAGGGGAACTTGCTAACCATATTTTGGTCACCATTGGGAAATGTGCCATGCAACATTAAAAAATAGAGTTTACATGCAATTTAAATTGCAGATAACATTCTCTGTGCAATTCATTTAGCGTCCAATTATTGATATAAAATTTTGTCTCTACCTATCCTAAATGGCAACAAACAGACACATTGCTTGCATTGTATAATCAAATTAAATGGATTGCAGTGTAACCAGTGTGTCAGTTTGATTGTGGACTGAATCTGGCTCTGCTAACTCAGGATCTATTTTCAGGCATGTGGATGGATACCTGTCCCAGTGTAGCTTGTTCCAAGCTTCTCTCTTCCTGTTCTCAAGCTGCGTGCCCGAAAGTCTGGGGTATCCTCTCCACTCTCATCGTGTTGCAACCCACCTAACTCCTCAGTCACTGCTCGGCTCTTTAGTGATTTGGTTTCAAAAGTGGAGCCACCCTTGTTGAAACTAGTagagctgctactgctgctggtcATTATTTTCTTGGAATGAGCCGAACTGCCACTCTGAACTTTGCTGGAAGGGAATCTAGATGTGTCAAAGatatcctcttccccctcccctagaTCTGTGAAACTCTCCGACCCTTCAAAAGTCACAGTGTGACTAGCAGTTCCACCACGGCTAAAACTCCCAGTTCCAGTTCCACGGTCAGTACCACTAGTGCTTGTGTGGGTAGTATGGAATTTGCCACCAGTAGACCCAAACCCTGGGGTAAAAAATTTTCCCAAGTCTGGGATTAAGGCATCAAATTCTGACAAGTCTCCTCTCTCACCCTGAGAGGTCACTCTGACATGCAAGGTGCCCCCTTGCCCTgttatttcttcctttcttaaaCCTTGAAAATGGGAGCAGTCAGAACCATCAGGTGAAGTCATTGTTTCAACAATCTCTTCTCTAGGGCCTCCAGGACCAGTGATAATTTTTTTGGTGATAGTTTTGGTACATGTACGGTGGATTACAGAGGAGCTAGGTCTTTCTCCCAAACCAACAGATTCCTTTCCATAACCAGAAGTCACTATTTTGCCATCTTGTAGTCCTCCACCTACACCTGATCCTACTGAaacatgtgaggtctctactgagGAGCCTTTTGCCTCTGTTTCTGCCTGTTCTAGGGTCATCACAACCTGTTTAATATCATCAAGAATGTTTAGCTCTTGGGTTTCTGGCAGAGGTAGAGTTTTAAAATGCCCAGGAACAGTAGAATCCTTCAGTGGCCTTATTTTCAGCACCTTCAAGGAACTAGTTTCAAGTTCAGACTGCAGATTGATTGAACTGGCCTGTGTGAGCTGCTTCTGGATGTTTTCATAGCTCTCTGTGTCCACCTGGTAACTGAAACTTTTAGCACAGGATCCTTTGCAGGAACGTATCTTAATATCAATGTCCACCTTgacaagagacagagagaaatacatttatttaaatggtgATCCCTGACTCTTTCAAACAACTATCTCTTTTTACCAGAGTGAGAACTCTGGTGGTTACACTAGAGCCCACTGCCTCTCATTCAACTGTCTGTGCTCCAGCCTACAATTGAACTTGCTTCAAATCTCAGTCTTTAAATCTGAAGCACCAAAGATCCACTGATGTTTACAGCATGTATAATTGGCAATTCTGGAACCCTAGAATCATCCCTGCAAGGACCCAATTTTTGCCATTCTTATTCACACTGTACAGTGTGGTCCCACAGATTTCTGTAGGAGTCTCCTGGAGTAAGGTAGAGTACTACTCAGAGCAAGGcagagtggcagaactgggcccttagtAGAGAAGGCGAACCTATAGTGCCTGTCAAAAAATCACCTGCCTATACTTAGGGCCCTACCCAATTTACGGCCATGAGAAACacatcacagaccgtgaaatctgatcttctgtgtgcttttaacctataatatacagatttcatggggaaaccagcatttctcagattcggggttctgacccaaaagggttTTGCAGAGGtagttgcagtattgccacccttatttctgcactgccttcagagctgggcagctggacagcagcagctgttggccaggcactcagctctgaaggcaacgctgcaccagtagcagtgcagaagtaagggtggcaataccaaaccacgtcacccttacttctgtgctgctgccttcagagatgggtggctggagagtggcggatACTAACTGAGGGCCCagcactgcaggcagcagcgcagaagtaaaggtgacaataccataccgtgcatccttacttctgtgctgctgctggcagcagctctgccttcggagctgggatcctggccagcagctgccactctccagctgcccagctctgaaggcagagccgctgccagcagcagcacagaagtaatggtagcagtaccacaacccccccaacaataaccttgtgactgcCCCTGTTTTTTGTAGCTATGCTTTGGAAATAACAGAAGTTACATCACAGACACCTACCTCCAAGCGCTTCATCTCTACAACCTGATCTCGGATATTGTTTTGCAGTGCTTTAATCCTGTTTACTTGGGTAAGAACTTTCTGCTTCAATGTCACAAGTCTCCTTCTCAGATCTTCTGAAACTTGTCCATATTTAGTGTCAATCTCTGGAACAGAAAAATGTCCTTGTCAGCTGAATGGGAGATTTCTCCCCCAGGAACAGCAgatacaaaacaaataaataaaaaaaaaatcagaaatacatTTACAAGGATCCAAATTAACATGGAAAAAGATCCATTTAGGATTTTAAGTGTATATGTATACCATAATATTGGATAAGTAGAAATTagcacaatattttattttagttaacAGTCTTGTTATTATGTTTGATCTGCCTTTTTGATAATAAGTAGTATTGtagcatatttattttaattaaatattagttCATTGTGCAAAGTAGTGCAGGAAATGAACTTAGTGTGTTTTGGCAACATTAGCCCAGCTGTGCTGGAAAGAAAACAAGCACATATTGATTCCTTTTGTAGGACAtaattaccatttttaaaaagaaaatattgcaaTAAATGAATGGAATTTATGTGGTTGAAACAAACATGGACTATAATCATGAAGATTTTAGGTATGTGAAATTAGAtacaaaatgcaaatatattcttgcttttgcacaaatatttttcttGCAAAAGTATAATTCTGAAAGGGAAATATCcatgttttcaaaaataattaagCATTCTCTTCCACAGGGATGCAGCAATAGTCTCAAAACTATGGTAAAAgaacaagtgatttttttaaaaaatcaatgagaatttctTTTTCAAAGGGATTACAGGATTCAGCCCCATGTAAATTGCTGTGTTTGAAGCTCGATACTGTAGAAGATTATTGTTGTTCTAATTCTGCACCTGCCATAGCCAACAGCTGCTATCTCTCCCCTCAGGCCtgcttttgaaatatttctttcagatatagatttaaggcctgatcctgcatttctCACACACCCAAAAATCTCATTAACTGCAGAAAAGGCATAAAGTACAGGTCCTTATGAtgtattacacctctaccccatataacgcgacccgatataacacgaattctgaTATAACGTGGtacagcagtgctccaggggaggcggggctgtgcactccggcagatcaaagcaagctcgatataacgcagtttcacctatagcgcagtaagattttttggctctcgaagagagcgttatatcagggtagaggtgtattccatTTCTATGTAGTTACACTAACATAAAACTGGTGAAATACGGGGAAGAGTGAGGCCCAATATCTTTAAGCCATGGTGATCTTACAAGAAGGACAAAGCAAACCTGCTTTCAACTGGCTGCTTTTAACCGAAATTAACATAATGTTGGTATATATTTTAGAACAGCACATGTTGATACTTACCCTGGGCACTGGCCAGATTTCCTTTCAGGAAGTTAATTGTTTCCACAGTTAACACATTAGATTTTTTGTACTTGTTTTCATTATCCAACAACAGTTCCCTAAttctttgtattctgtgatgaAAATCTTTATCAGTTTCATCAATCAACCCTTGCATCCGGCAGCCTGAAGGACATTTGTGACcctaaaatgagaaaaatgaaaGATAAATAGCTTAATGATACACATTTCTTTAATATTATGACTACCACATTTTGTACAAGCCTGGAAACCCACTAATGAGctcaaggccagattctgcctcatTCCTTCATTTATCTTACATATTCCACTTATTCCACTATTAGTCCAATTATTTTCAGTAGAAGGGGGattgtcttgtggttaagactctggactgggactcaaaagACCTGCTTTCAGTCCCTAGTTTTGCTACAGATGTCCTCTGAGAGCTTGGAAAAATTAATGTGGGGCTGATTCTTTACCCTGTTACATCGGTTTTACAGTGGTATAATTCCATCAAAATCACTGGAGTTAAACAAGTGTAAAATTGCTGTGTTGGAGTGGGTAATCAGGCCTTcagtctcagttccccatctgtaatatggggataatgacaAACCCCTGCAGaggtgctgtgaagataaattcattattCAGTCTGAGGAAAAGCGGCAGAAGCTGCCCCTCTATAATAGAAGTTTGTCTAAGAAAAgcaaaatttcctacaaaaacaAAGAGATTTGGAAACAGCCAAAATACAAATGGCAAGTGCCCAGAGGAGGATTAAGACTGAGAGGACTCAGAGGAGCACAGATTACTATTTTCAAAGCAACAATCACTATATATAATGCTCATGTTCTTATTGgtgttaatggcaaaactcccattgacatcagatGGTGTAGAACCTGACCCGTTATGACTGAGTGCTTATACAAACACCTATCCAGTCAATCAAACAGTGTGTATATTTTACTGAACATTTTGCCATCAGATTTTATATGAAATAACttgtttttgttcttcctttcctGCCAGTAAATATTCCTCCCTTCATCACCCATTTAGTCTTTGGGTATCAACACTCTTCAAAATATCCCACTCTTATCTGTTCTTTCTCTTTAAGGCACTTTTCTGATTCTGTCTTTCTCTAAACGTAcctcaatttctttttttctttcctttctccctctctttcacTGGCTCATTTTTAATTTCCCTGTGATCTTCTCACCCTCCTTGCTCTGTTCCTTTgtctccttttccctctctccacACAAAATGCTTAGAAGTGGGAGGCTCTGTGCCACTATTCACTTGGCATATGCCAAAGGGTAGCCCTGCAGCACTCACTGAGCCTGGATCCTGGTGCTCTGGAATTCCAATAATGAATGCACTATTGGTGATATAGTGGATTCTAGTGGCATGGTGGTGGGACCGTAATTATGAACACAACTCTGATGCCCTTACAAGTACTTTGCTGACCCATGAAGCAGTTCTACCTGAAAA
This window contains:
- the FGA gene encoding fibrinogen alpha chain, whose protein sequence is MILLRILCTWLCLSVVWATNEDSTFLKEGGGVRGPRVMEHGIQSDCKQEKSWPFCADDDWGHKCPSGCRMQGLIDETDKDFHHRIQRIRELLLDNENKYKKSNVLTVETINFLKGNLASAQEIDTKYGQVSEDLRRRLVTLKQKVLTQVNRIKALQNNIRDQVVEMKRLEVDIDIKIRSCKGSCAKSFSYQVDTESYENIQKQLTQASSINLQSELETSSLKVLKIRPLKDSTVPGHFKTLPLPETQELNILDDIKQVVMTLEQAETEAKGSSVETSHVSVGSGVGGGLQDGKIVTSGYGKESVGLGERPSSSVIHRTCTKTITKKIITGPGGPREEIVETMTSPDGSDCSHFQGLRKEEITGQGGTLHVRVTSQGERGDLSEFDALIPDLGKFFTPGFGSTGGKFHTTHTSTSGTDRGTGTGSFSRGGTASHTVTFEGSESFTDLGEGEEDIFDTSRFPSSKVQSGSSAHSKKIMTSSSSSSTSFNKGGSTFETKSLKSRAVTEELGGLQHDESGEDTPDFRARSLRTGREKLGTSYTGTDCDDVRQKHTSGAKSGIFRIKPAGSNKVFSVYCDQDTTLGGWLLIQQRLDGSVNFNRTWQDYKKGFGSVDDKGKGEFWLGNENIHLLTQKDTVLRVELEDWAGNDAYAEYNIHVGSESEGYVLSVSAYEGTAGDALIIGSVEEGSEYTAHDNMKFSTFDRDSDQWEENCAEVYGGGWWYNNCQAANLNGIYYRGGQYDPRNNVPYEIENGVVWIPFRASDYSLKVVRMKIRPTETL